The Ornithinibacillus sp. 4-3 region ACTTAGAGAGGGCTGGGCGATGCCAAGCTTTTCGGCAGCACGAGTAAAATGTAGTTCTTCACATAAAGTCATAAAATATTCCAATTGCCTTAGTTCCATTTGGCTTCCTCCTGAATTTACTTCTAAATAATAGGCATATTCTATTATTATATACTAATCTATAACAATATCTAATAGAATCAAGAGAAGGGGAATGGAACAAGTTTATAGCTAGGGCGGGCTTTTAGGTTTGTTACACAAATTCTTTCTCCAATTAAGAAGGAATACTTAGTTTACTGTGAGCAGTCTATTCATTGTGAAAGTAACTTGGAAGGTTACACAGGAGACATGCTTCTAGTAAAAAGGAAGGATATAATCATGCTATTCCATTTCTGTGGACGAAAGTTGAGTCCATAAAATATTTTAATATAGCTTGGAAAAATTAGTAGTTCATCTCTAGTACTTTAACCAAAAGGAGTTTGATATTGATGAGTCAACCTATCATAGAAAAAATAATGGTTGGTAAGCCAAAATCTTATGGGCAAAAAGAAGCAAAACAACCAATGGACCGTGAGTGGACTAGTGCGATTGTGAAGGAAGCTGTCCAAGGTAAGGTTTGGGCGGGAAAAACAAATATTCATGGGGATGGGCAAGCCGACCTCAAACATCATGGAGGACCAGAAAAAGCAATATTTGTCTATCCTATCTCTCATTATGATTATTGGCAAAAGAAGCTGCAAAAAAACGACTTTACTATTGGTGCTTTTGGTGAAAACTTAGCTGTTAAACACATTACTGAAGCCGACCTGTGTATCGGTGATATTTTCCATATCGGTGAAGCTATCGTACAAGTTTCACAACCTAGACAACCTTGTTGGAAGCCAGCGAGGCGCTGGAAGGTTAAAGACTTAGCTTTACAAATACAACAACAAGGCATGACAGGCTGGTATTTTCGTGTTCTTAAAGAAGGTGAAATTCAAGCAGGAGATTATCTTCGACTTCGAGAAAGGCCTTTTTCTGAATGGACAGTAGCTAGATGTAATGATATTATGCATAACCAAAAACATGATTTGGAATTAGCAGCTAGACTTGCTGCTTGTGAACTTCTTGCACCTAACTGGCGTAATACTTTAAGCAAACGAGCACAGGTTGGGGACAAGTTAGATATTCGTAATCGGGTAATCGGTCCAAATGAATAACCGTAATGGTGGCAGACATTCTTAAAGTGTGTCGCAGTGAAATATAGATTTAATTGCCATAATATGATCACTACTAATATATCATTCCACTTTCAACATGCATTAAAAGATGCAATTCTTCATCATTCTATTTTCAAGAAGAGGAATAGATCTTCGGATTTGAGAAAAAGTAAGTGTAATTATAGGATTTATAAGCAAACTACTTAAGAACAATAATCCTATATACAAAAGAAGTATCTATTTAACAAAAAGGAGAATGATGATGAATAAAGTAGCTATTGTTACTGGTTCTGCTGGAGGTTTGGGGAAAGGCATAGCAGAGAGATTATGCACAGATGGTTTTAAAGTGGTATTACATGATATAAATGAAGCATTGCTTAATGAAACAGTTGCAGAATTCAAAGAAAAAAACTTTGAAGTTATCGGTGTCAAAGGTGATGTATCTATCCGAGAAGACCAATTTAATTTAGTTAAAGCAGCAGTGGATGAGTTTGGTCATGTAGATGTATTGGTAAACAATGCAGGTATAGAAGCAGTTTCTCCAATTCTGAAAATCACGGAAGAACAGCTTGAACGATTATTTAAAATTAATGTGAATGGTGTAGTCTATGGTACACAAGCGGCAGCTGAGCAGTTTATCAAGCAGGAAACAAAAGGAAAGATAATTAATGCTTGTAGTATCGCTGGTCATGAATCATATGAAATGCTAGGCACATATTCTGCAACGAAGCATGCTGTAAAATCTTTCACACATTCAGCTGCTAAAGAATTTGCTAAGCATAAAATAACAGTAAATGCATATTGTCCTGGTGTTGCAAAAACAAAAATGTGGGATAGAATTGACGAAGAAATGGTTAAATACAGCGATGATTTAAAGCCAGGCGAAGCTTTTGAGCAATTTTCTGCAGGAATTGCCTTGAAACGATTTCAAACACCTAAAGATGTTGCTGATCTAGTTTCTTTCCTAGCGTCTGATGACTCTGATTATATTACTGGTCAAGCGATTGTAACAGACGGTGGTTTAGTATATAGATAATAACTCGCTTCATAGCTTTACTAAAGTCTTCTCTTCTACAGAGGAAGTTTGGCCAAATCTTATTGAAAAAAAGTTATATATATATAAAAGAGCCATTCAAAGTTGATTTCCAACTTTGAATGGCTCTTTTGTAGTATTTATCTTTTAGATGCACGGCTTTACAGATGGGGAATAAATGCCTGTCATTTTTAGTAAAAGATGTATTCATTGACTTCCTTCATCATCTACTCAAACATCCTAGCTTTCAATACTCGCCTGCGCTACAGCTAAGCGTGCAGCTGGAATTCGATATGGTGAGCAAGAGACATAATCAATACCAATTTTTTGGAAGAATGGGATTGATTTTGGATCTCCACCTACTTCCCCGCAAATACCAATCAATATATTTTCTTTTGTTTCTCGAGCTTTTTGGACCGCTATTTTAATTAATTCCCCTACGCCGTTTTGATCAAGCGTTTGAAAGGGGTCTTGTGTGATAATATCTTTTTCCTTATAAGTATTAATGAATTTTCCAATATCATCTCTTGAAAAGCCATATGTCATTTGGGTTAAGTCATTTGTTCCAAAGCTAAAGAAATCAGCATTTTTAGCAAGCTGGTCTGCAATTAGACAAGTTCGAGGTAATTCAATCATTGTGCCAATTTCATAAGAAATAGGCTCCATTTCATGTTGTTGGAATACTGCCTCAATCTTATCGATTAACATGTCTTTTAAAAAGGTTAACTCTGATTCCTCAGCAATTAAGGGAATCATGATTTCAGGAACAATGTTATGTCCTTCTTGTGTTAATTGGATAACACTATTAAAAATAGCTTCTACCTGCATTTGGTAAATTTGTGGTTCGGTGATTCCTAATCGACATCCGCGATGGCCTAGCATAGGGTTCGTTTCCTGAAGTTGCTCAATTTGTTTTTTGATAGCAGAAGCAGGCTTATCTAGTTTTTTAGCTAATTGTTCCATTTCAGTTGTCTCATGCGGTAAGAATTCATGCATTGGTGGATCAAGTAAACGAATAACTAGTGGTTTGTCTTGAACCGTTTGGAACATTTGATAAAAATCATCCTGTTGAAAGGCAAGTAATCGTTCTAACGCTAGTTTCATTTCGCCTTCATTCTTTGCTAAAATTAAACGTCTCATTTCTAGAACTCGTTCTTCTCCAAAAAACATATGCTCCGTTCTAGCTAAACCAATACCAGTTGCTCCAAATTCCATAGCAGTTGCTAAATCTTGAGGTGTTTCAGCATTTGCTCTCACCTTTAATGTAGCAAATTCATCCGCCCAAGTAAGTAATACTTGAAGGTTCTGATCATTGTCGGCAATTACGGTTGGAATACTACCTAAATATACATTTCCAGCACTTCCATCAACAGAGATAATATCTCCCTCAGTTAATTTCTGATCTCCGCAAATAATTGTTTTTGCTTCTTCATTAACAGAAAAGGCTTCACAACCTGTTATACAACAAGTTCCCATTCCACGAGCAACTACAGCAGCATGAGATGTCATGCCTCCGCGGCTAGTAACAATAGCCTCACTAACAATCATTCCTTCGATATCTTCTGGAGAAGTTTCTTGACGTACTAAAATTACTTTTTTACCGAGATTATGATATTCCTTTGCCTTTTCAGCAGTAAAAACAATTTCACCTGTAGCTGCACCTGGGCTAGCAGGCAATCCTTGTGCTAATAATGGAGCATTTTCAACTTTTGTAGCATCGAAGATAGGATGAATTAATTGATCAATGGTATCTGGTGTAACACGTAAAAGGGCTTCTTTTTTAGAAATAAGTTTTTCTTCTACTAAATCTAACGCGGTTTTTAAAGTAGCTTTAGCCGTACGTTTCCCATTTCTAGTTTGAAGAATAAATAATTTACCATTTTCAATCGTAAATTCGATATCTTGCATATCTTTATAGTGCTTCTCTAGAATATTGGCATATTTGACAAAGTCAGTATAGGCTTCAGGGAGTATGTCATTTAATACTTCGATTGGTTCTGGTGTCCGAATTCCAGCAACTACATCTTCACCTTGGGCATTAATTAAAAACTCACCGAACATTTTATTCTCTCCAGTAGCTGGATTTCTAGTGAATACTACTCCAGTACCACTGGTATTACCACTATTACCAAAAACCATGGATTGAATGTTTACAGCAGTTCCTAAATGATGAGGAATATCATGCAATTCACGATAAACCTTTGCTCGTTGATTATTCCATGATTTAAAAACAGCTTTAGTTGCTTCTGTTAATTGATCTATCGGATTTTGTGGAAAAACAATATTATTTTCTGCATATAGTTGTTTATAAGCTTCAATTAATTGTTGGTGTTCATCCACTTCAAAATAATCAAC contains the following coding sequences:
- a CDS encoding MOSC domain-containing protein, with the translated sequence MSQPIIEKIMVGKPKSYGQKEAKQPMDREWTSAIVKEAVQGKVWAGKTNIHGDGQADLKHHGGPEKAIFVYPISHYDYWQKKLQKNDFTIGAFGENLAVKHITEADLCIGDIFHIGEAIVQVSQPRQPCWKPARRWKVKDLALQIQQQGMTGWYFRVLKEGEIQAGDYLRLRERPFSEWTVARCNDIMHNQKHDLELAARLAACELLAPNWRNTLSKRAQVGDKLDIRNRVIGPNE
- a CDS encoding acetoin reductase: MNKVAIVTGSAGGLGKGIAERLCTDGFKVVLHDINEALLNETVAEFKEKNFEVIGVKGDVSIREDQFNLVKAAVDEFGHVDVLVNNAGIEAVSPILKITEEQLERLFKINVNGVVYGTQAAAEQFIKQETKGKIINACSIAGHESYEMLGTYSATKHAVKSFTHSAAKEFAKHKITVNAYCPGVAKTKMWDRIDEEMVKYSDDLKPGEAFEQFSAGIALKRFQTPKDVADLVSFLASDDSDYITGQAIVTDGGLVYR
- the ppdK gene encoding pyruvate, phosphate dikinase: MTKLVYFFEEGRSDEKELLGGKGANLAEMTNLGLPVPPGFTITTESCMNYLKTPSFFDSDLKDEILKAIDKLENQTGKSFTKNENLLLVSVRSGAASSMPGMMDTILNLGLNDSRVQSLAKLTSTAFAYDCYRRLLQMFGDVVYDINKEKYNLLLQKMEIQLDKQVDYFEVDEHQQLIEAYKQLYAENNIVFPQNPIDQLTEATKAVFKSWNNQRAKVYRELHDIPHHLGTAVNIQSMVFGNSGNTSGTGVVFTRNPATGENKMFGEFLINAQGEDVVAGIRTPEPIEVLNDILPEAYTDFVKYANILEKHYKDMQDIEFTIENGKLFILQTRNGKRTAKATLKTALDLVEEKLISKKEALLRVTPDTIDQLIHPIFDATKVENAPLLAQGLPASPGAATGEIVFTAEKAKEYHNLGKKVILVRQETSPEDIEGMIVSEAIVTSRGGMTSHAAVVARGMGTCCITGCEAFSVNEEAKTIICGDQKLTEGDIISVDGSAGNVYLGSIPTVIADNDQNLQVLLTWADEFATLKVRANAETPQDLATAMEFGATGIGLARTEHMFFGEERVLEMRRLILAKNEGEMKLALERLLAFQQDDFYQMFQTVQDKPLVIRLLDPPMHEFLPHETTEMEQLAKKLDKPASAIKKQIEQLQETNPMLGHRGCRLGITEPQIYQMQVEAIFNSVIQLTQEGHNIVPEIMIPLIAEESELTFLKDMLIDKIEAVFQQHEMEPISYEIGTMIELPRTCLIADQLAKNADFFSFGTNDLTQMTYGFSRDDIGKFINTYKEKDIITQDPFQTLDQNGVGELIKIAVQKARETKENILIGICGEVGGDPKSIPFFQKIGIDYVSCSPYRIPAARLAVAQASIES